The following are encoded in a window of Acidobacteriota bacterium genomic DNA:
- the tsf gene encoding translation elongation factor Ts, protein MADVTADMIRDLRERTGAGMLDCKKALVESNGDMEEAVTILRKKGLAAANKKAGRITSEGLISIEARDREAAMVELNCETDFVARNDDFQALLQSLTKAILDNDYQNVEQVLDAKGPGGQTFREEISSKIAKIGENISLRRFERFEAKDDEVIGSYLHSNGRVGVLVKLKHEGGDAEEWKTVATDVAMHAAALDPRFTTRSEVTDDVLANERDIAKTQALASGRPAEFVDKIVSGKLEKWYQEVVLVEQEFVKDESKTVGKYVESKGKELGGKGEILTFTRFKLGEGLEKRAENFAEEVAKQVGA, encoded by the coding sequence ATGGCAGACGTCACTGCTGACATGATCCGCGACCTGCGCGAGCGTACGGGCGCGGGAATGCTCGACTGCAAGAAGGCACTCGTCGAGTCGAACGGCGACATGGAAGAGGCGGTCACGATCCTTCGGAAGAAGGGTCTCGCCGCAGCCAACAAGAAGGCGGGCCGGATCACGAGCGAGGGCCTGATCTCGATCGAGGCCCGCGACCGCGAGGCCGCGATGGTCGAGCTCAACTGCGAGACCGACTTCGTCGCTCGGAACGACGATTTCCAGGCGCTTCTCCAGAGCCTGACGAAGGCGATCCTCGACAACGATTACCAGAACGTCGAGCAGGTGCTGGATGCCAAAGGGCCCGGTGGCCAGACCTTCCGCGAGGAGATCAGCTCGAAGATCGCGAAGATCGGCGAAAACATCTCGCTCCGCCGCTTCGAGCGATTCGAGGCGAAGGATGATGAGGTCATCGGCTCGTACCTTCACTCGAACGGCCGCGTCGGCGTGCTCGTCAAGCTGAAGCACGAAGGCGGCGATGCCGAAGAGTGGAAAACCGTTGCGACGGACGTGGCGATGCATGCCGCGGCGCTCGATCCGCGCTTCACGACGAGATCCGAGGTCACCGACGACGTCCTGGCCAACGAGCGGGACATCGCGAAGACCCAGGCGCTCGCCTCGGGGCGGCCGGCCGAGTTCGTCGACAAGATCGTCTCCGGCAAGCTCGAGAAGTGGTACCAGGAAGTCGTGCTGGTCGAGCAGGAGTTCGTCAAGGACGAGTCGAAAACGGTGGGCAAGTACGTCGAGAGCAAGGGGAAGGAGCTCGGGGGCAAGGGCGAGATCCTCACCTTCACCCGCTTCAAGCTCGGCGAAGGGCTCGA